The stretch of DNA ATCATCATGCTCATTCCTAACTTAATAGGATTTTCTCAAGAATTAAGGATTTTATATTAATCTTTAATAATAGTTTTATTTGCTTCTTCGATTTCATGTTTAACAGATTTGATTTCTTGATCGGTTTCAGCAACTAGCTCTCTTGTTGATGATTTAAATTCCTTTAGTGTATTACCAACTGCCCTG from Cytobacillus dafuensis encodes:
- the tatA gene encoding twin-arginine translocase TatA/TatE family subunit — translated: MFTNIGIPGLILILILALIIFGPSKLPELGRAVGNTLKEFKSSTRELVAETDQEIKSVKHEIEEANKTIIKD